A DNA window from Phragmites australis chromosome 11, lpPhrAust1.1, whole genome shotgun sequence contains the following coding sequences:
- the LOC133884042 gene encoding NRR repressor homolog 1-like encodes MDATIGDEKPLRSASGGASQASVPAVQQHAAPLPAAGVAVEAMEGGSEDDEQVERFYALVANIRALRGLYGAGAGVGVDGARADCGRSGPAGRGRKRAREAEPPWRPAFRMEDFEEATVNVRCVMKMDTSDGARRPAGREGDTVADDNVEGDAAEARGRSGRRVAARGRSGIDRLGS; translated from the coding sequence ATGGATGCCACGATAGGAGATGAGAAGCCTCTGCGGTCCGCCAGCGGTGGCGCATCCCAGGCTTCCGTGCCGGCGGTGCAGCAGCACGCGGCGCCATTGCCTGCTGCTGGCGTCGCCGTAGAGGCCATGGAGGGCGGCAGCGAGGATGACGAGCAGGTGGAGAGGTTCTACGCGCTGGTCGCCAACATCCGGGCCCTGAGGGGATTgtacggcgccggcgccggcgttgGCGTTGACGGCGCTCGCGCGGACTGCGGCAGGAGCGGACCAGCGGGCCGGGGGAGGAAGCGGGCGCGGGAGGCGGAGCCGCCGTGGAGGCCGGCGTTCAGGATGGAGGACTTCGAGGAGGCCACGGTCAACGTGCGGTGCGTCATGAAGATGGATACCAGTGACGGCGCGAGGCGGCCGGCGGGCAGGGAAGGAGACACCGTTGCCGACGACAACGTGGAGGGCGATGCCGCGGAAGCGCGCGGAAGGTCGGGTCGGCGCGTCGCAGCGCGCGGAAGGTCGGGTATTGACCGACTAGGAAGTTGA
- the LOC133884949 gene encoding NRR repressor homolog 2-like, producing the protein MFALPQVIRSSALFNQPPITAPTASSSVALSACLPRSLPLSVHLSTKVRRQWMQRQAAKKAPPPYAQQAEPSSPNATAVPGVETSGGAGDDEQVERFYALLDNIRAMRAMFRSGGGTATGRKRAREAELPWRPAFRMEDFELEEVTVDAGCAGKKKKKEEEEKRKGLARRQPAGSETAAVTGDDEGEVVVRNGPGRISSRGAARAGALTS; encoded by the coding sequence ATGTTCGCATTGCCACAAGTAATAAGATCATCAGCATTATTTAACCAGCCACCAATCACCGCCCCCACTGCGTCCTCCTCCGTAGCTCTCTCCGCCTGTCTCCCTCGGTCTCTCCCTCTGAGCGTCCACTTATCAACCAAGGTCCGGAGGCAATGGATGCAACGGCAGGCAGCAAAAAAAGCTCCGCCCCCCTACGCGCAGCAGGCAGAGCCATCGTCGCCCAACGCCACCGCCGTCCCCGGTGTGGAGACgagcggcggcgccggggaCGACGAGCAGGTGGAGAGGTTCTACGCGCTGCTGGACAACATCCGAGCCATGAGGGCCATGTTtaggagcggcggcggcacggccaCGGGGAGGAAGCGGGCGCGGGAGGCGGAACTGCCGTGGAGGCCGGCGTTCAGGATGGAGGATTTCGAGCTCGAGGAGGTCACCGTCGACGCAGGGTGcgccgggaagaagaagaagaaggaggaggaggagaagagaaagGGCCTTGCGAGGCGGCAGCCGGCGGGGAGTGAGACGGCCGCCGTCACCGGCGACGACGAGGGTGAGGTCGTGGTGCGGAATGGTCCCGGACGCATCTCCAGTCGCGGCGCGGCGCGTGCGGGTGCATTGACCAGCTAA